A part of Microbacterium terregens genomic DNA contains:
- a CDS encoding DUF2207 domain-containing protein, which produces MGSQLVRVLVVAFIAVGLPLALLSGYPLSASAADVVTSASSDVEDFSFESLDVDYTLGRDEDGTSTLRVQERFVALFPDEDQNRGMRRSIPDTYLGAPLHPQLVSITDADGNPREAETASDDGDFTMTSRADDYVHGTQTYVFTYTLRNVARFFENTGVDEFYWDVNGTAWPQEFGRVSARVTVPDELAGALTGALACYVGSEGSEQTCEITTDAAPAGAAVIDASAAPVYSYETVTISIAFAQGTFTPFDSSYLASPWGWVQGIGVLGVLAAVVLAIVTRVRRLRDAPGRPTIIAEYTPPPGIDALESAVLLGRTTKAIPAEVLEQAVVGSIRIIEGAPKLFGGVKLKAQLIDPSRADGDGRLLLGGLFPFLEPGAEYEFGGTDTRFSAAAQKILKLANDELTQRGLRREVPNAVRAWPVLAAIGALLLVVLAGVFAFANAVDPVIPILVIVGAALALLLVIGLISRRPLTAAGAEVRDHLKGLKEFIEWAEADRIRMLQSPAGAERVRINPNDPREMLKLYEVLLPYAVVFGQEKQWAEQLAVLYGPDDSPGWYSGSRGFSAASFAAGITSLSASSSSSASTSGGSSGGGSAGGGGGGGGGGGV; this is translated from the coding sequence ATGGGTTCACAGCTGGTGCGCGTCCTCGTCGTCGCTTTCATCGCCGTCGGGCTGCCACTGGCACTGCTCTCGGGGTATCCGCTCAGCGCCTCTGCTGCCGACGTCGTCACCTCCGCGTCGAGCGACGTCGAGGACTTCTCGTTCGAAAGTCTCGACGTGGACTACACGCTCGGCAGGGACGAGGACGGGACGAGCACGCTGCGGGTGCAGGAGCGGTTCGTCGCACTCTTCCCCGACGAGGACCAGAACCGGGGCATGCGCCGCAGCATCCCCGATACCTATCTGGGCGCGCCGCTGCACCCCCAGCTGGTCTCGATCACCGACGCGGACGGCAACCCGCGTGAGGCCGAGACCGCTTCGGATGACGGCGACTTCACCATGACCTCGCGCGCTGACGACTACGTGCACGGCACCCAGACGTACGTGTTCACCTACACGCTGCGAAACGTCGCCCGGTTCTTCGAGAACACGGGTGTGGACGAGTTCTACTGGGACGTGAACGGCACGGCGTGGCCGCAGGAGTTCGGCCGCGTCAGCGCGCGCGTGACCGTGCCGGACGAGCTCGCCGGTGCGCTGACCGGGGCCTTGGCCTGTTACGTCGGCTCCGAGGGTTCGGAGCAGACATGTGAGATCACGACGGATGCCGCACCCGCCGGCGCCGCGGTGATCGACGCCTCCGCGGCACCGGTGTACTCCTACGAGACGGTCACCATTTCCATCGCGTTCGCGCAGGGCACCTTCACGCCTTTCGATTCGTCGTATCTCGCCTCGCCCTGGGGCTGGGTCCAGGGAATCGGCGTGTTGGGGGTTCTCGCCGCGGTCGTCCTCGCCATCGTCACGCGCGTACGCCGGCTGCGCGATGCCCCGGGGCGGCCGACGATCATCGCCGAGTACACGCCGCCCCCGGGGATCGACGCCCTCGAGAGCGCCGTGCTGCTCGGGCGTACCACGAAGGCCATACCGGCCGAGGTCCTCGAGCAGGCGGTGGTGGGCAGCATCCGCATCATCGAGGGGGCGCCGAAGCTGTTCGGCGGGGTGAAGCTCAAAGCGCAGTTGATCGATCCCTCCCGCGCCGACGGCGACGGGAGGCTGCTGCTGGGCGGGCTCTTCCCGTTCCTCGAGCCCGGAGCCGAGTACGAGTTCGGCGGCACCGACACGCGATTCTCCGCCGCGGCGCAGAAGATCCTGAAGCTCGCCAATGACGAGCTCACCCAGCGTGGTCTGCGCCGCGAAGTCCCGAACGCGGTGCGAGCATGGCCGGTGCTCGCGGCGATCGGAGCGCTGCTGCTCGTGGTTCTCGCCGGCGTGTTCGCCTTCGCCAACGCGGTGGATCCGGTCATCCCGATCCTGGTGATCGTCGGGGCCGCCTTGGCGCTGCTGCTGGTGATCGGGCTGATCTCGCGCAGGCCCCTGACCGCCGCCGGCGCAGAGGTGCGCGATCACCTCAAGGGGCTCAAGGAATTCATCGAGTGGGCCGAGGCTGACCGCATCCGCATGCTGCAGTCACCCGCGGGCGCCGAGCGGGTGCGTATCAACCCGAACGATCCGAGGGAGATGCTCAAGCTGTACGAGGTGCTGCTGCCGTACGCGGTCGTCTTCGGGCAGGAGAAGCAGTGGGCCGAGCAGCTCGCCGTGCTCTACGGGCCGGATGACTCACCCGGCTGGTACTCCGGTTCGCGCGGGTTCAGCGCCGCGTCCTTCGCCGCGGGGATCACCTCGCTGTCGGCGAGCTCGTCCTCATCAGCGTCGACCTCGGGCGGGTCCAGCGGCGGGGGCTCCGCGGGTGGTGGCGGTGGCGGCGGCGGCGGCGGCGGGGTCTAG
- a CDS encoding MarR family winged helix-turn-helix transcriptional regulator, translating to MTDRRLAIEAWESLFRAQHEVFDVISCDFDDTGLSQAEYDVLLTVTRAEDMTARLRDVTANMLISQPSVSRLVDKMAARGLVSKWPDPEDGRGSLVRATAEGAAAFRKVASLHGKSIAERMSLLDDHELQQLRDLTAKLREKKPH from the coding sequence ATGACCGACCGCCGCCTCGCGATCGAAGCCTGGGAGAGCCTGTTCCGTGCCCAGCACGAGGTGTTCGACGTGATCAGCTGCGACTTCGACGACACCGGACTCTCGCAAGCGGAATACGACGTGCTGCTGACCGTCACGCGCGCCGAGGACATGACCGCGCGCCTGCGCGACGTGACGGCGAACATGCTGATCAGCCAGCCGAGCGTGTCGCGCCTGGTCGACAAGATGGCCGCGCGCGGACTCGTCTCCAAGTGGCCCGATCCCGAGGACGGGCGCGGGTCCCTCGTGCGCGCGACCGCCGAAGGTGCCGCCGCGTTCCGCAAGGTTGCCTCACTGCACGGCAAATCGATCGCGGAGCGCATGTCGCTGCTGGACGATCACGAACTCCAGCAGCTGCGCGACCTCACCGCGAAGCTGCGGGAGAAGAAGCCCCACTGA
- a CDS encoding ABC transporter permease produces MTVARTFSTAGRVLRQLSHDPRSIALMLIAPSLLVGLFAWLFSDQEGVFNQFGGGILALFPFIVMFLITSITTLRERRSGTLERLMTTPLGKADFIIGYALAFGLMATLQAVLTVTFAVLVCGLEVDGPVWQLGLVAVVDAILGSALGLLASAFARTEFQAVQFMPLIVFPQILLGGLFMPRDQMPEVLSAISDWLPLSYAIDAVNAVTAGDEGWDLYRPLLIVTAFAVGSLIVASATLRRRTP; encoded by the coding sequence GTGACCGTGGCGCGGACGTTCTCGACCGCCGGCCGCGTGCTCCGGCAGCTCAGCCATGACCCGCGGTCGATCGCGCTGATGCTGATCGCGCCGAGCCTGCTCGTCGGCCTGTTCGCGTGGCTGTTCAGCGACCAGGAAGGGGTGTTCAACCAGTTCGGCGGCGGCATCCTGGCACTGTTCCCGTTCATCGTGATGTTCCTGATCACATCGATCACGACACTGCGCGAGCGGCGGTCCGGCACGCTCGAGCGGCTCATGACGACGCCGCTCGGCAAAGCGGACTTCATCATCGGGTACGCCCTGGCCTTCGGGCTGATGGCCACGCTGCAGGCTGTTCTCACGGTGACCTTCGCGGTTCTCGTGTGCGGGCTCGAGGTCGACGGACCGGTCTGGCAGCTGGGGCTCGTCGCGGTCGTCGACGCGATTCTGGGGTCCGCGCTGGGCCTGCTCGCCAGCGCCTTCGCCCGCACCGAGTTCCAGGCCGTGCAGTTCATGCCGCTGATCGTCTTTCCTCAGATCCTCCTCGGCGGGTTGTTCATGCCGCGGGATCAGATGCCGGAGGTTCTGTCCGCGATCTCCGACTGGCTGCCGCTGAGCTACGCGATCGACGCGGTCAACGCGGTCACGGCGGGGGACGAGGGATGGGACCTCTACCGGCCGCTGCTGATCGTGACGGCCTTCGCGGTGGGATCGCTCATCGTCGCATCGGCGACGCTGCGGCGACGTACGCCGTGA
- a CDS encoding ABC transporter ATP-binding protein — MNDARGSSSTASVATAVQVRGLRVRRGKNMVFDGLELDIPRGQITGLLGPSGCGKTTLMRSIVGVQRIEAGTVSVLGSPAGTASQRLRVAYDTQAASVYDDLTIRQNLVYFARLIGAPRRDVDRVLSEVGLAAYGHQTVASLSGGQESRVSLAVAMLGAPELIVLDEPTVGLDPLLRAELWAVFRRLADAGSTLIVSSHVMDEALRCDRLLLMRAGRIIADTTPDGLRAETGADDPDAAFLALVERDAAAHPREEAAANVHAQQRDGTVGEPGLSRRQRRAAGGGGR; from the coding sequence ATGAACGATGCGCGTGGTTCGAGCTCGACGGCGTCCGTCGCGACGGCCGTCCAGGTGCGCGGACTGCGGGTTCGGCGCGGGAAGAACATGGTGTTCGACGGTCTCGAACTGGACATCCCGCGCGGTCAGATCACCGGGCTTCTCGGACCGTCCGGCTGCGGCAAGACCACGCTCATGCGCTCGATCGTGGGGGTGCAGAGAATCGAGGCCGGCACCGTCTCGGTGCTGGGGAGTCCGGCCGGAACCGCGTCCCAACGGCTGCGCGTCGCCTACGACACGCAGGCCGCGTCGGTCTACGACGACCTGACGATCCGCCAGAACCTCGTCTACTTCGCGCGCCTCATCGGTGCGCCGCGCCGCGACGTGGATCGGGTGCTCTCTGAGGTGGGCTTGGCTGCGTACGGCCATCAGACCGTCGCCTCGCTCAGCGGCGGACAGGAGAGTCGCGTCTCGCTCGCGGTCGCGATGCTCGGCGCGCCCGAACTCATCGTGCTGGACGAGCCGACCGTCGGGCTTGATCCGCTGCTGCGTGCCGAGTTGTGGGCGGTCTTCCGCAGACTTGCCGACGCCGGCTCCACGCTCATCGTGAGCAGCCACGTGATGGACGAGGCCCTGCGCTGCGACCGCCTCCTGCTGATGCGCGCGGGCCGCATCATCGCTGACACGACCCCGGACGGTCTCCGCGCCGAGACCGGTGCGGATGATCCGGATGCCGCGTTCCTCGCCCTCGTCGAACGCGATGCCGCCGCGCACCCCCGTGAGGAAGCGGCGGCGAACGTGCACGCGCAGCAGCGCGACGGCACGGTGGGCGAACCGGGCCTCAGCCGCAGGCAACGGCGTGCGGCGGGGGGTGGCGGCCGGTGA
- a CDS encoding DUF2804 domain-containing protein, producing the protein MTARELTESVSLTRAGRLNPAAVGWARQPIIDTAGIGRGHGRNKRWEYWNVTTPTHILALTVSSIDYAAVHEVWIFDRATERTWSKSATVIPPRGVQLPASLEVSPAHARAKGLVIDIDPVLSPGSMPAQTGTRLRARIDDASFDVLADLPPGHERLAVVVPWSERWFQYTVKDVARPASGSVTIEGVTHPIPAGASWAVLDHGRGRWPYDIRWNWGAGSGRTDGRVIGIQVGGRWTDGTGVTENAMLVDGRLHKIHEDLRWDYDLADHRRPWRVQGGGLTASFAPFYDKVTRTNLGIVASRTDQFFGHWGGAFTTAEGDTIAFDGILGWAEEVHNRW; encoded by the coding sequence ATGACTGCCCGTGAACTGACCGAGTCGGTCTCGCTGACGCGAGCGGGCCGCCTCAACCCCGCCGCCGTCGGCTGGGCCAGGCAGCCGATCATCGACACGGCGGGCATCGGGCGCGGGCACGGACGCAACAAGCGGTGGGAGTACTGGAACGTCACCACGCCGACGCACATCCTCGCGCTGACCGTCTCGTCGATCGACTACGCCGCCGTGCACGAGGTCTGGATCTTCGACCGCGCCACCGAGAGGACGTGGAGCAAGTCGGCCACGGTCATCCCTCCGCGGGGCGTGCAGCTGCCCGCATCGCTGGAGGTGAGCCCGGCGCACGCGCGGGCGAAGGGCCTAGTGATCGACATCGACCCGGTTCTGAGCCCCGGCAGTATGCCTGCGCAGACGGGGACGCGGCTGCGAGCGAGGATCGACGATGCCTCGTTCGACGTCCTCGCCGATCTTCCGCCCGGTCATGAGCGGCTCGCAGTCGTGGTGCCGTGGAGCGAGCGGTGGTTCCAGTACACCGTGAAGGACGTGGCCCGGCCCGCATCCGGGAGCGTCACGATCGAGGGCGTCACGCATCCGATCCCCGCCGGGGCGTCCTGGGCGGTGCTCGATCACGGTCGGGGGCGCTGGCCGTATGACATCCGGTGGAACTGGGGCGCCGGATCGGGCCGGACCGACGGCCGCGTGATCGGCATCCAGGTCGGCGGCAGGTGGACGGATGGCACCGGTGTCACCGAGAACGCGATGCTCGTCGACGGGCGCTTGCACAAGATCCACGAAGACCTGCGCTGGGACTACGACCTCGCGGATCACCGGCGGCCGTGGCGCGTCCAGGGCGGCGGGCTGACCGCATCCTTCGCGCCGTTCTACGACAAGGTCACCCGTACGAACCTGGGCATCGTCGCGTCGCGTACCGACCAGTTCTTCGGGCACTGGGGTGGCGCGTTCACGACCGCCGAGGGCGACACGATCGCCTTCGACGGCATCCTCGGGTGGGCCGAGGAGGTCCACAACCGCTGGTGA